The DNA sequence GAGATTAGATGAGCTTTATCGACATGCTGAAACAAAGGGCAATGGCGGTGAACGGCACCATCGTTTTGCCGGAAAGCGGAGACGAACGCACCTTGCGCGCCGCCGCTCAGATTCTTTGCGAAGGTCTTGCCAAAGTGATACTTATCGGCAAGGAGGAGGATATCCATAACCAAGCCGGCGCCTTGGAACTCGATCTTGCCGGGGCTCAGATCATCGATCCGGAAAAATACTCTCGCACCGATGAATTTGCCGAGTTCTTCCATGAAAAGCGCAAAGAAAAGGGAGTCCGCCTCGAGCAAGCACATCATACCGTGCGGACTGAACTTTTCTTTGGCGCGCTTTGCGTCAAATTTGGCATCGCGGACGGAATGGTCGCCGGAGCAGCAAACACCACCGCTGCCGTGCTGCGTGCCGCTTTGCAGGTGGTGGGAGTCCTGCCCGGACTCAAGACAGTTTCCAGCACCTACTTCATGGTGGTGTCGGATTTCATGGGCGAGGACCGCGTTTTCCTTTTTGCGGATTGCGCCGTGGTGCCCAATCCCACTTCCGAACAGCTTGCCGATATTGCGATCAGCACAGCGCTCACCCGCAAAGCCATTCTCGGAGACGAACCC is a window from the Candidatus Cloacimonadaceae bacterium genome containing:
- the pta gene encoding phosphate acetyltransferase, coding for MSFIDMLKQRAMAVNGTIVLPESGDERTLRAAAQILCEGLAKVILIGKEEDIHNQAGALELDLAGAQIIDPEKYSRTDEFAEFFHEKRKEKGVRLEQAHHTVRTELFFGALCVKFGIADGMVAGAANTTAAVLRAALQVVGVLPGLKTVSSTYFMVVSDFMGEDRVFLFADCAVVPNPTSEQLADIAISTALTRKAILGDEPKVALLSFSTKGSAEHELVDKVRVAGSILHQRKVDFAFDSELQLDAAIVPAIAQRKAPQSILAGNANTLIFPDLQAGNIGCKLVHIMAKAEAIGPIIQGLAAPICDLSRGCSSQDIVNTSVLVLLMVNK